The following proteins are co-located in the Trichocoleus sp. FACHB-46 genome:
- a CDS encoding J domain-containing protein, translating to MSFQIDRGLFKLDFTDYYAILGVPINSDAKEIRKRYLKIARNLHPDSFSSESEDEKQQATELLSKLVNPAYEKLSQDRERAEYEVLVRLKGQQAIKEKDSVQIFSEVATQLSKANDVDHAYKTALQEIATKQYQTLDQILELTGQISELNFVYLLRKGGAVPGSSQTKNQAAGGAATSNQAGKSNQAANAAPAPSTASQAKPTAVEQYCRRAEELIVRNAFAQAILELRDGLKLEPNNSRCHGLLGMVYLKQNQAKMAKIHIERALQLNPKDEIALEAKQKLDKLSAGTGGKAKPAKAGQSEKPRDSGGGLFGLFGGKKK from the coding sequence ATGTCTTTTCAAATTGACCGAGGGCTATTTAAGCTGGATTTCACTGACTACTACGCCATCTTGGGAGTCCCAATCAACTCGGACGCTAAAGAGATTCGAAAGCGCTATCTTAAAATCGCGCGTAACCTCCATCCAGATAGCTTTTCATCCGAATCTGAGGACGAAAAGCAGCAAGCCACAGAGTTATTATCCAAGCTCGTTAATCCAGCTTACGAAAAATTATCTCAAGATCGCGAACGAGCTGAATACGAAGTCTTAGTGCGGCTGAAAGGTCAACAAGCTATTAAAGAAAAAGATTCTGTTCAAATCTTTAGTGAAGTAGCGACACAACTCTCTAAAGCTAATGATGTTGACCATGCCTACAAAACGGCACTACAAGAGATAGCAACTAAGCAGTATCAAACTCTAGATCAGATCCTGGAACTGACTGGTCAAATTAGTGAGTTAAATTTTGTCTACCTCCTACGCAAAGGTGGTGCCGTTCCAGGGTCTTCACAGACTAAAAATCAGGCTGCGGGGGGTGCTGCAACTTCTAATCAAGCAGGTAAATCTAATCAAGCGGCGAATGCTGCTCCAGCGCCTTCTACTGCTTCACAAGCCAAGCCAACCGCTGTAGAACAATATTGCCGTCGGGCCGAAGAATTGATTGTTAGAAACGCTTTTGCTCAAGCAATTTTGGAACTCCGCGACGGTTTGAAATTAGAACCAAATAACAGCCGCTGTCATGGCTTGTTGGGCATGGTGTATTTGAAGCAAAACCAGGCCAAAATGGCTAAGATTCATATTGAGCGAGCACTACAGTTAAATCCCAAAGATGAGATAGCTTTGGAAGCGAAGCAGAAATTAGATAAGCTGTCTGCTGGAACTGGCGGCAAAGCTAAACCAGCCAAGGCTGGTCAGTCCGAGAAACCCCGTGATTCGGGTGGTGGTTTGTTTGGTTTGTTTGGTGGAAAGAAAAAATAA
- a CDS encoding indolepyruvate ferredoxin oxidoreductase subunit alpha translates to MPHTIVTNICEGVADCVDACPVACIHEGPGKNTKGTDWYWIDFSTCIDCGICLQVCPVEGAIVPEERPDLQKTP, encoded by the coding sequence GTGCCACATACGATTGTTACGAATATTTGTGAAGGCGTTGCCGATTGTGTAGATGCTTGCCCAGTGGCCTGTATTCATGAGGGTCCTGGTAAGAACACGAAAGGGACTGATTGGTATTGGATCGATTTTTCTACCTGTATTGACTGCGGGATTTGTTTGCAGGTTTGTCCGGTGGAGGGGGCGATCGTGCCGGAGGAGCGGCCTGATTTGCAGAAGACGCCTTAG
- a CDS encoding ATP phosphoribosyltransferase regulatory subunit — MVYQPPAGARDLLPLDVAQKRWIEKGLQQVFHRWGYHRIITSTLERLDTLMAGGAVQRSTVIQVQDAENEVLGLRPELTASIARAAVTRMAGATYPQRLYYNANVFRRAAQANHNRQQEFYQAGVELLGGGGLVADAEILLLLADCLKNLGLAQWHLVLGEAGLTRSLLSPFPSHLQDTVRQAIAHLDRIALETLPLSPELRERALFLVDLRGRPADVLQKVSSLDLDAAQREAVNNLKSLVELLSDSFAAQPGQSPLILDLSLIQTFDYYTGIVFEVVSEAETGQRVLGQGGRYDQLLGLYHPQGETYPGIGFSLNIEDLHQVLLPTEQLPQETPNSDWLVVPESAQAYTAAFAYAQKLRESAELVRVEVDLGDRHSPEAVREYARDRRIAQVVWIKVDGSAEVESLT, encoded by the coding sequence ATGGTTTATCAACCACCTGCTGGAGCTAGAGATCTCCTGCCACTCGATGTGGCTCAAAAGCGCTGGATTGAGAAGGGTCTACAGCAAGTGTTTCATCGCTGGGGCTATCACCGCATTATTACTTCAACCTTAGAGCGGCTGGATACCCTGATGGCTGGGGGAGCGGTGCAGCGCTCTACGGTGATTCAAGTTCAAGATGCCGAGAATGAGGTGTTGGGGCTGCGGCCAGAACTGACAGCTTCGATCGCACGGGCAGCAGTGACTCGGATGGCGGGTGCTACCTATCCCCAACGGCTCTACTACAACGCCAATGTATTTCGGCGGGCGGCTCAAGCGAATCACAACCGTCAGCAGGAGTTTTACCAGGCGGGCGTGGAGCTGTTGGGCGGCGGTGGCTTAGTGGCAGATGCGGAGATTCTGCTGTTGCTGGCCGACTGCCTGAAGAATCTTGGTCTAGCCCAGTGGCACTTGGTATTAGGAGAAGCAGGACTGACGCGATCGCTACTCTCGCCGTTTCCGAGCCACTTGCAGGACACGGTACGGCAAGCGATCGCTCATCTAGACCGCATTGCCCTAGAAACTCTCCCTCTCTCGCCAGAACTGCGGGAACGAGCGCTGTTTTTGGTGGATCTGCGCGGTCGCCCAGCGGATGTGCTGCAAAAGGTGTCAAGTTTAGACCTGGATGCGGCTCAGCGTGAAGCGGTAAATAACCTCAAGTCTTTGGTGGAACTGTTGAGTGATAGTTTTGCTGCACAGCCAGGCCAATCTCCCCTGATTCTCGATCTCAGCTTGATTCAAACCTTCGACTATTACACAGGCATTGTGTTTGAAGTGGTGAGTGAGGCGGAGACGGGGCAGCGCGTGTTGGGCCAGGGTGGACGCTATGACCAGTTGTTAGGTCTGTATCATCCTCAAGGAGAAACGTATCCTGGGATTGGTTTCTCGCTCAATATCGAGGATTTGCATCAAGTGCTGTTGCCCACCGAGCAATTGCCTCAGGAAACACCGAATAGTGATTGGTTGGTGGTGCCAGAAAGCGCTCAAGCTTATACGGCGGCTTTTGCTTATGCCCAAAAGTTGCGGGAGTCGGCTGAGTTGGTGCGGGTTGAGGTAGATTTGGGCGATCGCCACTCCCCAGAAGCGGTGCGGGAATATGCGCGCGATCGCCGGATTGCCCAGGTGGTTTGGATTAAGGTGGATGGTTCTGCTGAGGTAGAGTCACTCACCTAA
- a CDS encoding inositol monophosphatase family protein yields the protein MSHPSPEQLQIFLDVATEAVLAAGVILQDYWGHLEGIEEKGRPGDLVTKADKAAEAAILQVLRRHVPDHPILAEESGQLDNTASEYLWAIDPLDGTTNYAHQYPVAAVSVGLLIEGVPQVGAIFDPFRQELFRAATGLGATRDRRPIQVSKTAELSKSLLVSGFAYDRRETSDNNYAEFCHLTHLTQGVRRSGSAALDLAYVACGRFDGYWERGLSPWDMAAGIVLVREAGGQVTAYDQSPVVIPSGRILATNQQIHSALSNELLQVSAASAARSDNNVLSQDASHPS from the coding sequence ATGAGCCACCCATCGCCTGAACAACTCCAAATCTTTTTAGACGTTGCCACGGAAGCAGTGCTGGCAGCAGGAGTCATCTTGCAAGATTACTGGGGCCACCTAGAAGGGATTGAGGAGAAAGGTCGTCCCGGAGATTTAGTCACAAAAGCGGACAAGGCCGCAGAAGCAGCGATCCTTCAGGTGCTGCGTCGCCATGTTCCCGATCATCCGATTTTGGCTGAAGAATCAGGGCAGCTCGACAACACCGCCAGCGAATATCTGTGGGCGATCGATCCCTTAGATGGCACCACGAATTATGCCCACCAATATCCTGTCGCCGCAGTTTCGGTGGGGCTGTTAATTGAGGGGGTGCCGCAAGTCGGAGCTATTTTTGACCCCTTCCGCCAAGAACTATTTCGCGCCGCTACAGGATTGGGAGCCACTCGCGATCGCCGCCCCATTCAAGTCTCAAAAACCGCTGAACTTAGCAAGAGCCTTTTAGTCTCAGGCTTTGCCTACGATCGCCGTGAAACCTCAGACAATAACTACGCCGAATTTTGTCATCTTACTCACCTGACTCAAGGGGTGCGTCGTAGCGGTTCGGCTGCGCTAGATCTAGCCTATGTGGCCTGTGGTCGTTTCGATGGCTATTGGGAGCGGGGGCTGTCCCCTTGGGATATGGCAGCAGGTATTGTGTTGGTTCGCGAAGCGGGTGGACAGGTTACAGCTTACGACCAAAGCCCTGTAGTCATCCCTTCCGGTCGCATTCTCGCTACGAATCAGCAAATTCACAGCGCTTTGAGCAATGAACTGTTACAGGTGAGCGCTGCATCAGCCGCAAGAAGTGATAACAATGTATTAAGTCAGGATGCTAGCCACCCCTCCTAA